The following are encoded together in the Citrus sinensis cultivar Valencia sweet orange chromosome 1, DVS_A1.0, whole genome shotgun sequence genome:
- the LOC102609243 gene encoding major allergen Pru ar 1-like isoform X1: MGVLRVEKEVPSAVAPSRLFKALNDSHNLLPKIAPQTIKSIDILQGDGGVGTVKLLKFAGVLGLTGGDYQQTKQRIDALDEANLTGKYTTYEGDGLLKLAEKSVYDIKIVDSGNGGSIFKFVEEIHVNDDKLVNEGYIKESEEQGLGLFKLLDAYLLANPNRYA; the protein is encoded by the exons ATGGGTGTCCTTCGCGTTGAGAAAGAGGTGCCATCCGCTGTTGCACCATCAAGATTGTTCAAGGCTTTAAATGACTCCCACAATTTGCTGCCGAAGATAGCGCCTCAAACAATTAAGAGCATCGATATTCTTCAAGGAGATGGAGGTGTTGGCACTGTCAAGCTGTTGAAGTTTGCTGGTG TATTGGGATTGACAGGTGGCGATTACCAGCAGACGAAGCAAAGAATCGATGCACTTGATGAGGCCAATTTAACAGGCAAGTACACTACGTATGAAGGAGATGGGCTTTTGAAATTGGCTGAGAAAAGTGTGTACGATATTAAGATCGTGGATTCTGGCAATGGAGGAAGCATCTTCAAGTTTGTTGAGGAGATCCATGTTAATGATGATAAACTGGTCAATGAAGGGTACATAAAGGAATCCGAGGAACAAGGATTGGGATTATTCAAGCTTTTGGACGCCTATCTCTTGGCTAACCCCAATCGCTACGCCTAA
- the LOC102609243 gene encoding major allergen Pru ar 1-like isoform X2: MGVLRVEKEVPSAVAPSRLFKALNDSHNLLPKIAPQTIKSIDILQGDGGVGTVKLLKFAGGGDYQQTKQRIDALDEANLTGKYTTYEGDGLLKLAEKSVYDIKIVDSGNGGSIFKFVEEIHVNDDKLVNEGYIKESEEQGLGLFKLLDAYLLANPNRYA; encoded by the exons ATGGGTGTCCTTCGCGTTGAGAAAGAGGTGCCATCCGCTGTTGCACCATCAAGATTGTTCAAGGCTTTAAATGACTCCCACAATTTGCTGCCGAAGATAGCGCCTCAAACAATTAAGAGCATCGATATTCTTCAAGGAGATGGAGGTGTTGGCACTGTCAAGCTGTTGAAGTTTGCTGGTG GTGGCGATTACCAGCAGACGAAGCAAAGAATCGATGCACTTGATGAGGCCAATTTAACAGGCAAGTACACTACGTATGAAGGAGATGGGCTTTTGAAATTGGCTGAGAAAAGTGTGTACGATATTAAGATCGTGGATTCTGGCAATGGAGGAAGCATCTTCAAGTTTGTTGAGGAGATCCATGTTAATGATGATAAACTGGTCAATGAAGGGTACATAAAGGAATCCGAGGAACAAGGATTGGGATTATTCAAGCTTTTGGACGCCTATCTCTTGGCTAACCCCAATCGCTACGCCTAA